A stretch of the Streptomyces venezuelae genome encodes the following:
- the paaD gene encoding 1,2-phenylacetyl-CoA epoxidase subunit PaaD: MVTATRLEEELAAIAGAVPDPELPVLSLAELGVMRGVRVREDGGVDVSLTPTYTGCPAIEAMSADIERVLHEHGIRQVTVHTVLAPAWSTDDISAEGRRKLAEFGIAPPRPHAAGGPVPLTLSVRCPNCGSTDTELLSRFSSTACKALRRCVSCREPFDHFKEL, from the coding sequence CGGTCCCCGATCCCGAGCTGCCCGTGCTGAGCCTGGCCGAGCTGGGCGTGATGCGGGGCGTGCGGGTGCGGGAGGACGGCGGGGTCGACGTGTCCCTGACCCCCACCTACACCGGCTGCCCGGCCATCGAGGCCATGTCGGCCGACATAGAGCGGGTCCTGCACGAGCACGGCATCCGCCAGGTGACGGTGCACACCGTGCTGGCCCCCGCCTGGTCCACCGACGACATCAGCGCCGAAGGCCGCCGCAAACTCGCCGAGTTCGGCATCGCCCCGCCCCGGCCGCACGCCGCGGGCGGACCGGTCCCGCTGACCCTCTCGGTGCGCTGCCCGAACTGCGGCTCCACCGACACCGAACTGCTCAGCCGGTTCTCCTCCACCGCCTGCAAGGCACTGCGCCGCTGCGTGTCCTGCCGCGAACCCTTCGACCACTTCAAGGAGCTGTAG
- a CDS encoding rhodanese-like domain-containing protein, translating into MHFGTLPTVGVDELGPDSFILDVREDDEWAAGHAEGALHIPMSEFVARFGELTEAAPEGRPVHVMCRVGGRSAQVTQYLVQQGIDAVNVDGGMQVWEASGRPVVDSQGGAGTVI; encoded by the coding sequence ATGCACTTCGGCACGCTTCCCACGGTCGGTGTCGACGAGCTCGGCCCCGACAGCTTCATCCTCGACGTCCGGGAGGACGACGAGTGGGCCGCCGGCCACGCCGAGGGCGCGCTGCACATCCCGATGAGCGAGTTCGTGGCCCGCTTCGGCGAGCTGACCGAGGCCGCCCCGGAGGGGCGGCCGGTCCATGTGATGTGCCGGGTGGGCGGGCGTTCCGCGCAGGTCACCCAGTACCTGGTGCAGCAGGGCATCGACGCGGTGAACGTGGACGGCGGCATGCAGGTGTGGGAGGCCTCGGGCCGTCCGGTCGTCGACAGCCAGGGCGGCGCCGGCACCGTCATCTGA
- a CDS encoding acyl-CoA dehydrogenase family protein, with protein MDFTFTEEQQAAVEAAKAVFADVAPDGVCSPALTPGAVAEEFDRPLWARLAGSDLIGLVLAEEHGGAGLDAVALCLVLRESAKVLARVPLLEHCATAMAVQAHGSPELAAALLPAAGRGELVLTVAANGRTGHDPAELAVTAAREDSAWVLDGVQTAVPWAHSADWIAVPAHTGDGEAVLALVPRTVQGLTLADQYSTNGERFAELTLDGVRIPAGHVIGTPGAWEQLRHLLATGTCALALGLGEAVLAMTAQYTGKREQFGFPVATFQAVAVQAADRYIDLRAMEVTLWQAAWRLDTAADGAAGAGGAGGPLPVAGDVAVAKIWAADGVRRVVQTAQHLHGGFGADTDYPLHRYHAWAKQLELSLGPAAAHEEALGDLLAAHPLG; from the coding sequence GTGGACTTCACCTTCACCGAGGAGCAGCAGGCGGCCGTCGAAGCGGCGAAGGCGGTCTTCGCGGACGTCGCGCCCGACGGCGTATGCAGTCCCGCACTCACCCCGGGCGCGGTCGCCGAGGAATTCGACCGCCCGCTGTGGGCCCGGCTGGCCGGCTCCGACCTGATCGGCCTGGTCCTCGCCGAGGAGCACGGGGGCGCCGGCCTCGACGCCGTCGCACTCTGCCTGGTGCTCCGCGAGTCCGCGAAGGTCCTGGCCCGGGTGCCGCTGCTGGAGCACTGCGCCACCGCCATGGCCGTCCAGGCCCATGGCTCCCCCGAGCTGGCCGCCGCCCTGCTCCCCGCGGCCGGCCGCGGGGAGCTCGTCCTGACCGTTGCCGCGAACGGCCGCACCGGCCACGACCCGGCCGAGCTCGCCGTCACCGCCGCCCGCGAAGACTCCGCCTGGGTGCTCGACGGGGTCCAGACCGCCGTGCCCTGGGCCCACAGCGCCGACTGGATCGCCGTTCCCGCGCACACCGGGGACGGCGAGGCGGTGCTGGCCCTGGTCCCCCGCACCGTGCAGGGCCTGACCCTGGCCGACCAGTACTCCACCAACGGCGAACGGTTCGCCGAGCTCACCCTGGACGGCGTACGGATCCCGGCCGGCCATGTCATCGGGACACCCGGCGCCTGGGAGCAGCTGCGCCACCTGCTGGCCACCGGCACCTGCGCCCTGGCCCTCGGCCTGGGCGAGGCCGTCCTCGCCATGACCGCCCAGTACACCGGCAAGCGGGAGCAGTTCGGGTTCCCCGTCGCCACGTTCCAGGCGGTCGCGGTCCAGGCCGCCGACCGCTACATCGACCTGCGCGCAATGGAGGTCACCCTCTGGCAGGCCGCCTGGCGGCTGGACACCGCCGCCGACGGCGCAGCCGGGGCGGGCGGGGCGGGCGGGCCGCTGCCCGTCGCCGGCGATGTGGCGGTGGCCAAGATCTGGGCGGCGGACGGCGTACGGCGGGTCGTACAGACAGCACAGCACCTGCACGGCGGCTTCGGCGCCGATACCGACTACCCGCTGCACCGCTACCACGCCTGGGCCAAGCAGCTGGAGCTCTCGCTCGGCCCGGCCGCCGCCCACGAAGAGGCCCTGGGCGACCTGCTGGCCGCCCACCCCCTCGGCTGA
- a CDS encoding 2Fe-2S iron-sulfur cluster-binding protein, with amino-acid sequence MAAPRHGAFHPLTVAAVDRLTDDSVALTLRIPEELREDYRHAAGQHLALRRRSAEVGEVRRTYSICSPAPAPGGPGPQQLRVGVRLVEGGEFSTFAHKEIAPGDVLDVMVPAGRFVLDPAAAPQGAHYAAVVGGSGITPLLSIAATLLAARTDARFCLIRSDRTAASTMFLEEVADLKDRYPDRFQLVTVLSREEQEAGLPSGRLDEERLTALLPALLPVESVAGWFLCGPFGLVQGAERALRGLGVLRNRIHEEIFHVDDAPAPAPVTRTVSSSHSRVTARLDGRSGTWPVQDGESLLDAVLRNRADAPYACKGGVCGTCRAFLVRGEIHMDRNFALESDETEAGFVLACQSHPVTEEVEIDFDR; translated from the coding sequence ATGGCTGCACCACGCCACGGCGCCTTCCACCCGCTGACGGTGGCGGCGGTCGACCGGCTCACCGACGACTCCGTGGCGCTGACCCTGCGCATCCCCGAGGAGCTCCGCGAGGACTACCGGCACGCCGCCGGCCAGCACCTGGCGCTGCGGCGGCGCTCGGCCGAGGTCGGCGAGGTGCGCCGCACCTACTCGATCTGCTCCCCGGCACCGGCCCCCGGCGGGCCCGGGCCGCAGCAACTGCGGGTCGGGGTGCGGCTGGTGGAGGGCGGCGAGTTCTCCACCTTCGCCCACAAGGAGATCGCCCCCGGGGACGTGCTGGACGTGATGGTCCCGGCCGGCCGCTTCGTGCTGGACCCGGCCGCCGCCCCGCAGGGCGCCCACTATGCGGCGGTCGTCGGCGGCAGCGGCATCACCCCGCTGCTGTCGATCGCCGCGACCCTGCTGGCCGCCCGGACCGACGCCCGGTTCTGCCTGATCCGCAGCGACCGCACGGCCGCCTCCACGATGTTCCTGGAGGAGGTCGCCGACCTCAAGGACCGCTACCCCGACCGGTTCCAGCTCGTCACCGTGCTGTCCCGGGAGGAGCAGGAGGCCGGACTGCCGTCGGGCCGGCTCGACGAGGAGCGGCTGACGGCCCTGCTGCCCGCACTGCTCCCGGTCGAGTCGGTGGCCGGCTGGTTCCTGTGCGGACCGTTCGGACTGGTCCAGGGCGCCGAACGGGCCCTCCGCGGGCTGGGCGTGCTCCGGAACCGGATCCACGAGGAGATCTTCCATGTGGACGATGCTCCGGCCCCGGCCCCGGTCACCCGGACCGTCTCCTCCTCCCACAGCCGGGTCACCGCCCGCCTCGACGGCCGGTCCGGCACCTGGCCCGTCCAGGACGGCGAGTCCCTGCTGGACGCGGTGCTGCGCAACCGTGCGGACGCGCCGTACGCGTGCAAGGGCGGCGTCTGCGGAACCTGCCGGGCCTTCCTCGTCCGCGGGGAGATCCACATGGACCGCAACTTCGCTCTCGAGTCCGACGAGACCGAGGCCGGTTTCGTGCTGGCCTGCCAGTCGCATCCGGTGACGGAAGAGGTGGAGATCGACTTCGACCGGTGA